The Microlunatus soli genome contains the following window.
GCGGGCAACGCGGCGCGGGTGACCCGGACCATCCCGACCACATTGACGTCCAACACCCGGTGCCATTCCTGATCGTCGTTGGCGGTCACGTCGCCCTGGGCGCCGATCCCGGCATTGTTGACCAGGATGTCCAGACCTCCGAGCTTTTCCACCGCCTCGGACACCGCCTGCCGGACCGCCGCATCATCGGTGACGTCGGCGCGGACGCCGATCTGCCCGGCCGGCAGTTCCCCCAGTTCCCGATCCAGGACGGCGACCGTCGCGCCGCCTGCGGCCAACCGTGCCGCGATCGCGGCACCGATTCCGGAGGCGCCGCCGGTGACCAGCGCCTTCCGCCCGTCGAACTCACCCATGAGTTGTCCTCTCACGCCTGCTGGAACGTCTGCCGCTGCTTACCCAGGCCGTCGATCTCCAGCTCGACGACGTCGCCGTCGCGCAGGAACGGCTGCCCCTCGATGCCCATCGCGACGCCGGCCGGCGTACCGGTGTTGATCACGTCGCCCGGCCGTAACACCATGAACTGGGAGAGGTACCAGACGACGTGCTGGACGCCGAAGATCATGTCGGCGGTGGTCCCGTTCTGGCGTTGTTCGCCGTTCACCCAGAGCCGCAGACCCAGCTGCTGCGGGTCGGCGACCTCGTCGGCAGTGAGGATCCAGGGGCCGAGCGGATTGAACGTCTCGCAGTTCTTTCCCTTGTCCCATTGGCCTCCGCGCTCGATCTGGAACGCACGTTCGGAGACGTCGTTGCTGATCGCGTACCCGAAGATCGCGTCGGCAGCCTGCTCCGGTGACTCCAGGTAGCGGGCCTCCTTGCCGATCACGACCGCCAGCTCGACCTCCCAGTCGGTCTTGACCGAGGTGCGCGGGATCAGCACGGTGTCGGTGGCACCCACCACGGTGTCCGGGGTCTTCAGGAAGAGGATCGGCTCTTCGGGGATCGCCGCGCCGGTCTCGGCAGCGTGATCGCGGTAGTTCAGTCCGATGCAGATGATCTTGCCGATGCCGGTCAACGGCGGACCGAAGCGGTCGACCGAGTCGACGGCCGGCAGTTCCCCGGCCTTGGCCGCGTCGACTGCCGCCTGCACGCCACCGGACAGGAATCCGGCGTCGATCGTTCCGGTCTGCGCGCTGAGGTCCCACCAGTTGCCCTCTGCGTCACCGATCAGCGGAGTCTCCTCGCCGGGGCGGCCGTGCCGTGCTAGTCGCATCTCGTCCTTCCTTCACCTGCTGGGGCCTTCGTCTGCTGGGGTCGCGACAACCATAGATCCGAGCAATTCGGGTGGCGTACCCGGACCACATCCTGCGACGATCCTGGTTGGACCCGACAGTCGATCCGACCACCGGGAGCCGCGGATCGCGTGATCGGCAGACGGACGGCCGACCACCGTCCGCACCAAACACCCGATGTCTGGTTAACCTTGCCAGGAGTCGGGGTGCCTGCCAAGCAGGTGTCCACGAAGTGCCGGCCGGGCGATCTCCCCCGGCTGGTCGGTTCAGGAAGAGGAGGCACGGCGATGGCGGTGACCGATGAGGCGATCGAGCGCCTGAAGGGCATGATCACCTCGGGGGAATTGCGTCCGGGCGACCGGCTGCCACGCGAGGCCGACCTCGCGCACACCCTCGGCCTGAGTCGTAATTCGCTGCGGGAGGCGGTCCGAGCGCTGTCCTTGATGCGGATCCTGGATGTCCGGCAGGGCGACGGCACCTATGTCGCCAGTCTGGCCGCCGACTCGCTACTGGAGGCGCTGAACTTCATCGTCGAATTCCATCACGACGATTCGGTGCTGGACCTGCTCGAGGTGCGGAGGATCCTCGAACCCGCGGCCACCGCCAAGGCGGCCGCCCGGATGAGCGAGGACGACTTTGCTCAGCTCAGCGAAGTGCTGGCTCGGGCCGATGATTCCTCCCCCGTCGAGGCGCTGGTCGCCGCCGACACCGAGTTCCATCGCCGGATCGCCCTCGGCTCGGGCAACGCGATGCTGGCGTCGATGATCGAGAGCGTCGCCGGTCCGACCCATCGAGCGCGGGTCTGGCGCGGCATCACCCAGTACGGCGCGCTGACTCGGACGTTGGCCGAGCACCAGGAGATCCTGGACGCGCTGCGCCGGCGTGATCCCGAGTTGGCTGCCATCCGGGCAACGGTGCACGTGGCCGGAGTGGAGGAATGGCTACGGTCGACCCTGGAGCAGGCTGCCCCGGCACTCGACGGTCCGGACGTCGTCGGTCAGGCACCCGGCGTTCAGGCACCCCAAGCACGCTGAACCGACTCAGGAGCCAGGTCGTGGCGCGTGGTCCGCGGTCGGTCGATCGGCCGGCTTGCCGTCGGGTTGATCCGGTGCGTCCGCGGCGGCACCGGGGTCCTCAGTGGTTCGAGGCTCCTCGGAAGGCCGGTCGGCGGCCGGGGTTGGTCCGACCGCCTCAGCACCGCCGACCTCGTCGCGATGCGGCACCCGCACCTTGCGCATCTGCCGACGCATGCTGAGCATCAGCAGTGCGATGGCGGCGGCGAGCAGGATCGTGATGATCAGCGGAGTCCAGCCCGGCTTCACCACATTCGGGTCGACCTCAAGGAAAATCACGCGTCCGAGCCTACTCCGGGGCCGGGCTTGGTCGGGATTCCGGCGAACAGGTCGTCCTCGGGCAGGCTGGTCTCGACGTGTGAGGTGACCAGCTCGTAGTCCTCGGTCGGCCAGGCCTGCTGGTGCACCTCCAGCGGCACGGCGAACCAGTGCCCCTCCGGGTCGATCTGGGTCGCGTGCGCAATCAGCGCCCGATCCCGTACGGCGAAGTAGTCGGCACAATTGACCCGGGTGGTGACCCGGTCGGTGCTGTCCCGCTTCCAGTTCTTCAGCCGTTCGGCGTACGGGGGTTCCTGGCCGCGCGCGATCATCGCCGCGTCCAGCGCCTCGTAGCGTGCCCGGGACGACATGTTGTAGTACAGCTTCTGCGGCTGCCAGATCGGTCCGGCGTCGGGGAAGGCGCCGTCCTTGCCGGCCGCCTCGAAGGCCGCGACGCTGATCTGATGACAGCGGATGTGGTCGGGGTGCGGATAGCCGCCGTTCTCGTCATAGGTGGTCAGCACATGCGGCCGGAACTCACGGATCACCTTCACCAGCGCCCGCACCGCGACGTCCAGGTCGACCGTGCCGAAGCTGCCTTCGGGCAGCGGCGGCAGCGGATCCCCCTCGGGTAGCCCGGAGTCGACGAAGCCGAGCCAGACCTGATGGATGCCGAGGATCTCGCGGGCCGCATCCATCTCCTGCTTGCGGATCTCGGCGATGTTGGCCAGCACGTCCGGCCGGTCCATCGCCGGATTGAGGATGTCGCCCCGCTCGCCTCCGGTACAGGTCGCCACCCACACGTCGACGCCCTCGGCCACGTATTTGGCCGTGGTCGCCGCGCCTTTGCTGGATTCGTCGTCGGGGTGCGCGTGGACGTGCAACAGCCGAAGCCGCTCGCCCGACTCGTCGAGTCGCAATGCCGGAGATGTCACAGCGCCCATCTTCCCATCTCGGGACCGATCGCCCCATCCGGGGAAGCAGCAGGGTTGGGGTCGGCACCCGATTGGCCTCGGGCTTGCCGCGGTCGGACAATGGTGGGGTGATCGACCAGCAGCAGTCCCAGCAGCGACCGGCGGGCCGCTATCCGCAGCGGCGTCGCCGTCGACCGTTGGTGATCGTCGCCGTTGCCGTGGTCGCCGCGATCGGACTGGGATGGTTGATCTGGGCAGCCGCGGTGCACTCGCGACCGACGGTCAGTGGAGCGATCCACGTCTGGAAGGTCGCCTCCGACAGCTCGGTCACCTTCACCCTCACTGTCGAACGTCCCGACCCGTCGGTCGCCGCGACCTGCCGGGTGATCGCCCAGGCCACCAACTTCGAGACCGTCGGAGAGAAGACGATCACGGTCGGCCCCGGCACGGATCGGCTGACTGACGTGCACGACTCACTGCGCACCATCCGACGGGCGACCTCGGTATCGATGAGCGGTTGCACGGTCCAGGGGTGATCGACCGCCCATTCCCCGAACTGGGTCGACCGGTCCCCCGCGCATTGCACCAACTGTTCGTACGACAGCAACCTGCGGGTCGGGCTGTCGTCGCCTGCCGGGTCAAGGGTGCCGCACGGAGCCCACGGCGGACAGCAGTGGCGCTCGACCATGATCGACTCCATCGATGATGATCATGGCCCCGTGGATGTCCATGATCAGGAGCGCCCGTGACACCATCGATCGATCGTCGCCGATTCCTGCAACTCAGCGGAGCCACAGCCGTCGGAGCGGCCTTGACCGAACGACTCGGCGCCAGCATTGCCCGCGCAGAATCGATCCCAGCGGACCGCCGGTCCGGGACGATCGCCGATGTCGAGCACGTCGTCGTGCTGATGCAGGAGAATCGATCCTTCGACCACCTGTTCGGCACGCTGCGCGGCGTCCGCGGCTTCGGCGACCCGCACCCGGCACGACTGCCGTCGGGTAAGTCGGTCTGGCACCAATCCCAAGCCGGCAAGGAAACCCTGCCGTTCAGACCGGATCACGATGATCTTGGAATGGCGTTCATCCAGGACCTGCCGCACGGCTGGCCGGACGCGCACGCCGCCTTTGCCCGAGGCAACTACGACGGCTGGATCGACGCCAAGGGCACCACCACGATGGCTCATCTGGAACGGCGCGACATGCCCTTCCACTTCGCCCTGGCTGATGCCTTCACCGTCTGCGACGGCTATCACTGCTCGTTCATGGGTTCCACCGATCCGAACCGCTACTACATGT
Protein-coding sequences here:
- a CDS encoding FadR/GntR family transcriptional regulator, producing MAVTDEAIERLKGMITSGELRPGDRLPREADLAHTLGLSRNSLREAVRALSLMRILDVRQGDGTYVASLAADSLLEALNFIVEFHHDDSVLDLLEVRRILEPAATAKAAARMSEDDFAQLSEVLARADDSSPVEALVAADTEFHRRIALGSGNAMLASMIESVAGPTHRARVWRGITQYGALTRTLAEHQEILDALRRRDPELAAIRATVHVAGVEEWLRSTLEQAAPALDGPDVVGQAPGVQAPQAR
- a CDS encoding DUF4307 domain-containing protein, which produces MIDQQQSQQRPAGRYPQRRRRRPLVIVAVAVVAAIGLGWLIWAAAVHSRPTVSGAIHVWKVASDSSVTFTLTVERPDPSVAATCRVIAQATNFETVGEKTITVGPGTDRLTDVHDSLRTIRRATSVSMSGCTVQG
- the mca gene encoding mycothiol conjugate amidase Mca, with the protein product MTSPALRLDESGERLRLLHVHAHPDDESSKGAATTAKYVAEGVDVWVATCTGGERGDILNPAMDRPDVLANIAEIRKQEMDAAREILGIHQVWLGFVDSGLPEGDPLPPLPEGSFGTVDLDVAVRALVKVIREFRPHVLTTYDENGGYPHPDHIRCHQISVAAFEAAGKDGAFPDAGPIWQPQKLYYNMSSRARYEALDAAMIARGQEPPYAERLKNWKRDSTDRVTTRVNCADYFAVRDRALIAHATQIDPEGHWFAVPLEVHQQAWPTEDYELVTSHVETSLPEDDLFAGIPTKPGPGVGSDA
- a CDS encoding fumarylacetoacetate hydrolase family protein, which translates into the protein MRLARHGRPGEETPLIGDAEGNWWDLSAQTGTIDAGFLSGGVQAAVDAAKAGELPAVDSVDRFGPPLTGIGKIICIGLNYRDHAAETGAAIPEEPILFLKTPDTVVGATDTVLIPRTSVKTDWEVELAVVIGKEARYLESPEQAADAIFGYAISNDVSERAFQIERGGQWDKGKNCETFNPLGPWILTADEVADPQQLGLRLWVNGEQRQNGTTADMIFGVQHVVWYLSQFMVLRPGDVINTGTPAGVAMGIEGQPFLRDGDVVELEIDGLGKQRQTFQQA